The following DNA comes from Dermacentor andersoni chromosome 2, qqDerAnde1_hic_scaffold, whole genome shotgun sequence.
TCTTCCTTCGTCCCGCATGCATCCCTTACACATTCCGTGTGCGACAGTTTCTTACTTACATGTATACTAGACAGTCTAATACGAGTGAAATCATCTGGTGCGTAGGGAAAGCAGTTGCAGGCTTCCTACCTCGCGTCCAATAGCAAAGCCGCCAAATGGGCGACTCGCCTGCTCAAAGTAGAAATTAACATTTCACTTTCACAATTCGTTGAGGAAAGCACCACCAGATTTATTGACTCGGAGGAACCAGATTGACAGCTTTCAGAAAATGGCGGATTGCTCCGTTTGCTACAGAAGCATCCAGGGGAAGCATGTCGCCCCGAAGACACATCTGGAATGAAAAGACGAGATGTGATAGGGAATATGAAGGACAAGATAAAGTAGTCGATATAACTTAGCCCGAGGATGCGGTGTCGAATCCAGgacgtggcggccgcatttcgatggggggctaAATGaaagaacgcccgtgtgccgtgcattgggcgcagGTTACAGGACTTTAAGGGGTCAAAATCATTTTGGAGGCCCccactaaggcatgcctcataaccatacCGTGCGTTTGGCCCGTATATCTTCTCAAATTTTTTAATCATAAATAAAAGAGAGAAGTACGTCGTAATGACGCATAATGAACTCGATCATGAGCAGCCAACAAGCAacgacaccaaggaaaacatacgggaaattacttgtaattaaTATTTGAATTCAAAACATTATAAGTATAATgacaattaaagtggatgaaaaacaacttgccgcaggtggggaacgatcccatgtcttcgcattccGCGTGCGATGTTCTAACCAAACGAGCtgccgcggcgcggtttccccatacagtttcttgggtatttgtgtattactactagaactaaccttgggagagTTAGCCAGTACCACCACACACAAATCTTGGAGGCGGATGTGGAAGaccctttttgccgcaggcggcAGGAGTGCGTGATATTTctaggtgaagacaactggtcagtaaatccaaatatatatatatatatatgtatatatatatatatatatatatatatatatatatatatatatatatatatatatatatatatatatatatatatatatacatatatatatatatatatatatagcactgcAGATGCATCTTGatcacctggggttgtttaacgagCGCTTTTAAAGTTGAGTACCAGTTCGTTTTCACATGTTAGCTCCCTTCAGAATGCGGCTGCCACTCGGCCAATGAAGCCGCCCCCTCGAGCTCCGCAGCATAATGCCACATCCACTGGGACCACCAGATTGCTTGGCCGGGCGCTTTCACTTAGCCTTTATCTAGGGCCAAGATTGGCTagcatctgctcttacgaactgTTTCAGTGACTAGAGGAGTTTATTCTTTTCATTGTAATAAAATTAGTCCTCTTAGTTAAACAGAACGCGTGGACCATAGGCCACTCGATTAAATGTCCAGAAGCGCTCTGGAATACCTAAGCCCGCCAGAGCAGCCATAATTAGTCCCACACTGCGGAGTTTCTCCAAGGAACATTTATCATACTTTATTCCCTCAGTAGTCAACTGCTATGCACATTGCAAGGGCTAATTATATCAGCGGTGACTTTAAATCCATTCTTTGATATCGCGCCGCTGGAGCTATAGAGGTCCAAGAGTGATAGAAGTGATGGCGACTTGGAAATTTATGTTTCTGGTTACTTTATCAGGTGGACACATCATCAAGCTGACTACTCAAGGCCCTTGCGCTGTGCTGGAGCCACGTACATTGCTGTTACAAATGCAGCCACGTATGAACGCGCACTATCACTAAGCGCTGCATATGCTCCGGCGTTTTATGAGCATAGAGAACGAATAAACGTTTTGCGCAAGGAAAGCGAAAAGATAGCACCTAAAACATTGAAAGTCCAATAATAACATCAATTAATCGCCTCCGTGTACTACGTGATCTGTATTGAGGTTACAACAGTGTTTATGTTTTAACGGGCTGTTTTCACGGATTGCTGGTTTAACGGGTTCTGACGGGCTCCTCCCACCTGGGAAGATCCCTTCAGGCGTTACTTTTTGTCCTGTCTTCCTAAGCGTAAACATACGCTTAAACAAAATCAATTCAATTTAAAGAAAGCTTTATCTCTTACGCCAGCTTATCCTTACAGAAGAAACCATCTGGAAAATGACGGCCTTCAGCACTAGCAATATAATTATGGTACCACATTTATCAAGGTATTCATGTGCTACAAACATTAGATAAAACACGCTTTAATTATCTATTCAACATGTTCATGCGCCGCTAAGGCAAAAATGTGTCTTTGCTTACATTCATATGCTGAATTAGTTGCATGAACTCCTCCTTCTCGAAAGAAAATATTTCCTGGAAGGTAAAGAAAGGTACAGACAGGTGCAGACAGTGTATATGTTTTATCACTATTGACCATCTATGAAAAGCAATATTGTTCATTGTTACGGTAGATGATGACACGATTAATCAGTTGTGCATGTTTGATGTGACCTGACACGTCTGGGGCATTGTGATAATTCATTGCGTATCACAGCTAGTAAGAGATAGCGTACGCTAGGGTATGACATGTATGTTTTCATTTTAACCTTTTTCTGTTATTCTTGCAAATACCGCATAAACTACCTAACCTTTATTTCAGGTAGGTATTTAATCTGAATTGACGACACTTGAATTCAAGCACTCGTTCATCAAATCAGGGAATCAATCATTTGTGTTCTTGCACATATCATTCTTatgttttccctttccctttaATTGTGGAAGGATTTCAATAGTGGAGCTGGTACCAGTGAATGAGCCCGACGACAAGGAAACGCTCCTCTCTATTGGTTGGTTGTATCTAGATAGAGAGTCATCGGCAGGCATGCCGTCCTCTGGCACCTTGACAGTGCAGCAGGTTTAGCACTGCATGACGTGGTTCCAGCGAAATCAACTTTGTGCGCATGGCCAACACTAGCAGTTGGCTAGCTGCTGATTTGAAGCACTTCTTATTATTCTTCTGGCTCCCCCTGGAGATCTGGACACATGGTGAGCGCCTAAGCTCACATATGTCATGATCAAATGCATTCTGTTTGCTGGCAATATTTCCCACGTGGCCGTCTTAGGTGGACTGGTACTCGTTTGAGATATTTTAGCGTTTTCGGCCACCATATAGTGGTACCGTTCTGTTAGGCACTTCGTTCCGTTATGTGATATTTTCTATTGTCAGTCTACGCTACCTCTTTACAGGCATTAATGTCACTAAGCTGGCTTACCATAACGCAGTGTTTTAACTTATATGTGATGAAGTACAGAGAATACGCCAGTGAACGTATTGTGACAGGATTTGTAGCTCGATAACAAATTGCAGAGATGGGCTCACTGTCATGGCTTTCTCGGTACACATGGTTCGTTCTTAAGAATCTGTTTTTCACTGCAGCACGAGTGAGGCTTGGTTGCGAATGTTATCTATTGTCGGTAGTGCTGCGTGTATATCGGGGATCAGAATCAGGGGGGACACCTACTACCCTCACGAGAAGAAAGAAGCCGAAAATGGCTGTGCTTAAACTGGTTAACGACATGGGACTAGAAGTCCCTCGGGAACAGCATATTCCAGTACCTTGTTCACAGTGTAGAGAAAAAAATTTCATATAAAGCGTACACTACACAAAACTAAATATAGCACTAAAGCGAAAGCTAGAAAAACCCTCAGCGAGGATGTTCTAAATTTGTACTTACTGGCTTTACTGTATAGAGTGTCACCGTGCCCTTTACTAAACAATCCCGCACAGCTCTTCTGAAGTCCAAGGTACTCTGCAACAAACAATGTCCGATTCGTAAAATCATTAACGGTCATTTAGAATCAGTTCAGAATTGAGACGCTAggcccagaaagaaagaaagctgcttTCACATTAGCCAGCAATAACATAAAAAACTAAAGCTGTGAAAATTTTATGAGGCTtctttttacttatttattgtcATAAAACGGTACAGCACTCAGAAGACTCATTCCAACGCACATGTCCACGCTGAAAGCGGACTCCAGCAACTCAATAACTCTTGCAGAGTACGGGGCGCTGCAATGTAATCCATGTAAGTCAGTTGTAATCCCGAAGTACCATTTAAGAGCGAAAATTCCACGAAAGGTCTCATTCGATTTCAGATCCAGAGATAAGTTTTTTGTTTAAACATTGAAGAAAATATGTCTGAATAGTACACACCATTCAGGAGAACTTCGACGTTTAGCGGTGCGAGTATTCCTAAGTACGAATTCTATGGATGATATATGAGCGAAAGTGTTTCTTACTTTTTGTGTGTGGATGTAACTCAAAATATTCATGACCCTAAAAAACGTATGACTATTCTATAGAGGCCATATTGCTCCAGGCGATTTGAAAGTTCCAAAGCCGACGCCAAACGATGCACTTCGTGCATGGCTCTTCATGGCGTACTCAAAAAGGCAAAGTCATTCCACGGAGAATTCTCATATTGGCGAAGATGAATTTCAAATGGCCGATTTATCATCACTAAGTATTGATCAATTGACCTGTATTTATATTTCCTTTGAATAAACAATGGTATTATTTGTAATGTTGATCTCCCTACTGAATGACTCTCAAACTGGGCCAATAAGCATTTCATTATTGCTACAGGTTCTTTCTATATATGTAATTGTGTATGCTCCAAGGGCCACCTCTATTTACATTATAGTCGGTGCTTGCGTGAACTATGTTTTGTACCGGCCAGCCAGCAAGACAGTGGCTGAAGCAGCGGGGAAAACCGTAGGACGTGGCAAAAACAGCTTTGTTTTAGCGTTGTGGCAGAAACTATGGCAGATGATCGTTTATGTGAAAGATAACTATTGGGCCTTCAGAAACCTTATGGGCACGTCAACAGGCACATCAAGTGCCCATTTCATTGCCAATCCCAATACCATATAATAAATGTATATGTTATTGTGATCAGAACGCCGCAGTGAAAACCACGTAGTAACCATAACTATCCTAGTACCCTGGCTGCAGCTAAGTTTCAATAGCTATGCACGAAACGGAAGCGCTCGACGCGGAAGTGTCTGTTACGGATGAGGGCTATAAATCTTATCTAGCTAAGGCTATATACACCTTCTAATGTAGATGCAGTAAGGGTGAAATCAGATGAATTCGGGCTggtgctcgcaaacaaatatgcagctttagaagaGGAAGATGAATATAACATAGAcgtaatgaatgaaatcgtaactAGGCTGGTTTCAGAAGCAGCCATTGAAGTAGGCAGTAAGGCACCAATGCAACCAGTTGGCAAAGTCTCCTAAGTAACACTTGACCTAAAAAGAAACCACAAAGTATGAAAGTGTCCAATTCAAGAAGTCAGACAGAATTCCTTCAACTGTCCAAATTGATCAAGAAGAAGAAAGTAAAGAATATTCGAAATTAAAACGTAGGAAATATTGTCGAACAAGTACAATATGGCCGCAACACGAACtcaatgagaagaaaacttggcatagaacaaggcaggatgtatgcactgaaagcaAGCAGGCGAATGTAATCGgcaatttcgatgatatagtaaaagcaagAGAAAAATCCTACATTGACCTGTACGGTACCCAGAGTAGCCACGCTACTGTCATTCGACGTAGTGGTGAACAAGATACAGAGGCTACTTCTATTATTAGCGATAAagttagaaggaccttgcaagacataGCACTGAGAAAACAGACAGGAGAAAATCGAATAGCTGTCAATTCAATCGaatatggaggagatatcatgcttcaaaagcttgcggcccttcatAGGCAATCCCTCACAACCCAAGTGTACCAAGTAGCTAGAAGGAtgcgaacattatactaatccatgcCAAGGCAGACGTTAAAAAAATGAAGAATTTAGGACATTTTAGGTTGCTTTCAGTATTGCATAAAATGTTTACCAAGATAATTCTCAATacaatcagggcaacacttgacttcactCCAAGAAAGCACAGTGctcttccactctatgaagaaggatgaccaccgaagctgtgtatgtgggcgccGTAAtagtgaactgcacctccgccgcgggtcggcccggcattgcactttcttcggtatcggcacacgtatggggagttttttgcttaccgcGCCAAcggcacgaaaatttccttggacggtagaggtatacagcttcgttgtaaaaaaaaaaaagtcttcctTCAAGAATGTATATTCTAGAATGAATCACACCCATgtcatcaaccaggtaatcgagaaatctgctgAGTGCAGTCAACTTCACTACAttacttttattgattacgaaaaggtatttgattgagtagagataccaacagtcatagagggATACCGTAATCAAAGACTACATGAgtcatacgtgaatatcttgggaaatatatAGAAAGACTCCATAGCTGCCTTGGTTCTCCACAGGATAAGCAGAAAGttgcctatcaagaaaggggtcaggcatgGACACACAatcactccaatgctattcactgcagaCTTGTAAGAAGTATTCAAGATATTAGAATGAGAATGATCAGGTGTGAGGATCAACgtcaaatatctcagcaaccttaggttttcagatgacattgtcctgttcagcagtaCTGGGGACAAATTCGCTAAAAATATTGCGGACCTTAACAGACTAAATGTAAGAGTGGGTTCGAAGAAGgacatgcagaaaacaaagatattcttcaaaagctcggcaagggaacaagacttcaggatcgccagtcagcctctagactcCGTAAAGGTATTTCGTCTATCCTGGTCAATTAGTCACAGGgcaccctgaccatgagaagaaaatttacagaaaaataaaaaatgggTTGGGGTGCATATAGCAGAAATTACCAATTTCTGAGTGGGAGTTTGCCACTGTCATTAAACAGAAAAGTGCGCAATCACTGCATTACACCGATGCTTATACATGGGGTAGAAACTTGCAGGTTAGAAAGAAACTCGAAAAAAAGTTACGAACTGctcaaagaacgatggaacgaaaatgACAGGCGTAACGCTATgagataggaagagagcggtgtggatcccAAAGCAAACAAGGATAGCCCGAGCTAACATTAAaggaaaaaactcagtgccctacACTCTGTGTGAAgaagcatgaccagcgaagctgtgcatgtgggccccttaatggccaactgcaactatgccgcgggtcggcccggcattgaactatcttcaggatccgcccacgtatgtggagtgcttaacgcttccTTCAGCTCCACCGCTGATCGGCCCGCcattgaactatcttcgggatccgtccacgtatggggagtgcataacgcctgcttcagctccaccgtgggtcggcccggcattgcactatcttcgggatcagtccacgtatggggagggcttaacgcctgcttcacctgcgccacgagtcggcccggcatttcaccaGCTTCGgggaccggcccacgtacgggtagtgctgaacgcctgcttcacctccgccgcgggtcggcccggcatttcactatcccggcgatcggctcacgtatgggacATTTTTTCTTACCACGCCAAGACATGAAATTTCCTCGGACAGAGGacgtatacagcttcgccgtaaaaatgGAGCTGCCATTATACACGGTCATACAAGTACAATGTCACGGGGCATGAAGGCAAGCGAGACCAAGCGTCCCTGATAGCGTTCGGAGCGACTACTACAGCCCACCAACAGtttcgctggtgttccaccgcTTGACGAACTGTACCACTGCAATCCAGACCGAGCGTCCATACACAGCATTCAGAGGGACTACTACAGCGCACCCAAAGTTTGGCTGGTGTTCCATCGCTCGACGAACCGTACGACTGGAGACTGCAGGCGAGCTCTCGCAGACTCTGGTTGGAAAGCTGGTTGACGAGAGCCGAAGACGTGTCGATTAGAGGTCTCCTTGCGTTGGCGTTCGACCGGATCCCTCCAACAGCGGTTGTCCTCCTGTACGTTGACCTCCAAAGCAAGCCAACACATCTTCTTCGCACCTTTCCTTAGCTGCGTCTGTCTGCCGAAGTAGTCTCTTCACCTTCTGTAGGCTGAACGAGCCATGCGAGCTGTTCTTTGCCAATTCGCTGAGCGCTCTTTTCTAGCACTTGTTTATTCATCGGTGTTGGTCTTCcctatttttcttcactgcacgTGCGACACCGGCCATCTCGCGCTTCCACGCTCGAGCACGTTCACAACCGCGCGCAAAGCTCGCTCCCGCTGGTACGTCGTCACACTAGGTCCCCTTTATGGTGCCGACTGGACAGTTGGGCTAGCTATTTCATCACATTTGCCCACAAGAATGGATTTATGGAGAACACAACACGTTAATGCAATGATGTTTTCCCTGGACGTCTGAAATGCCTTTTTCAAAAGTAcgatttatttgtttctttagaACATTGATTCACGTGCAGTTCAGTATACACTCTAAACAAAGGAAAACTGTCCTAGAACAATAACATCATGTTTAAAAAAGGTAACACAAAATGTAATGTGAGCTATGTTCCCAAGTGTTTATCGCACCTAAGAGCTCAGGTGAATAGTTGGTCAGTGAGGGACTTCTTCAATTTTCTCGGGGACCTCACAACTTTGGCTGAGATTGTCTTCCCCCACGTTCGTTGCTCCAGGGATATAACGAAGAGAGAAATCGTATTCTCGTAGAAGCAAGCTCCCACGAAGTATGCATGCATTGAAGCGCTTAGCTAGGCTGGTGGTCTGTTTCTAACGTGAAATATCGACCGTGAAAAAAGACCTAAAATGTCTTGATTCCTCATACCGCTACTAAGCATTCCCGCTCTGAGGCAAGGTATCCTACTTCCCTTGCCAACAGTTTTCCACTGTCGTACGTTGTTGGATGTAACATTGTGTCATGTTCTCAGAGAAGCACAACACTTAAACGTTGCTCTAACGGGTCCGTTCTCAGGACAAATTCGCGTGTAATATCGAGAGCACTGAGCACCGGTACTTTAGAACACGCTCATTTCATTTTCTCAAAAGTAGTTCGGTGTTTACCTCTTCAAATTACTTTGTTTGGTGCTCGTTTTTTATTATCATTAACGGGTAGGTCATCAGGGCGTAATCTGGCATGAATTCTCGATAATATGCTGCAAGATCTAGTAGCACTGTACACGCTTCTTTGTCCTTGGTGGGCGAGCATTCTTGATTTTATTCTACAGTGTGGTTCACAGGCTTAAATGTGCCTTTGTCTATTTTGTTACTACGAAATTGAATGGAACAAAATTCAGGCTGTGTTTTCAAAGGCTTGATTGTCAAATTGGCGTCTTGAACTCAGCAAAACAGCACTTGAAGTGCGTTCAGGTGCTCTTCCCATGAGTCGGTCGCCACTGCTATGTCAGCAATGTAATTAAAAATGTTCGGTAAACCATTTACTGCATTGCTTGTGCGTCTCGTGAAGACTACTGGTCCTGTTTTCAGCCCGAAGAGGCTGTACCTGAATAGGTATAGACGTGATGGTGTGGAGAATGCCGTACTGGGCGTACTCTTCCGACATGGGGATTTGCCAATACCCTTTTACAAAACCTATTTTTGAAAAGTATGTCTTTTGGGACGCATTCATAAACATGGCGTCTATTATGGGTATTGATTCAGAGTCGTCTCGTAGTATTTTGATCACTAGAAAAGCGACACAAAGTCGCATTGTGTTGCCTGGCTTTTTAACTACAACTTTTGGTGACGAATATTGTGACACGGACTTTTCGATAGTTCCTTGCGGAAGTATTTAATGCATCTCATTACCCACAGCCTTATGAACTCCATAGGGTATAGGGTATGGTTTCACCTGAATAGGTGCTTCAGTCGCCCTGTGTAAATGACATTCTTGAAAACTTATTTCGGCCTGGCTGGACGGAAAATATGCCTACGAAAATGCCTCAGCGCTTCTGCTTGCCCAAGTGGTATATCCTGGTAGACTTGTACATCACTGCGCTTTTATGCCGAAGCTATAGGCACAAATGGAATACCCTCGCTTTCCGGTTCCTTCCCTTACGCTGCCTTTCCTGAACACGCTGTTGAAATTCGCCCCTGAAGGATGCTGTCTAGATTTTCGTAACGTTTTTAACAGGTTTATATGAAACAAGCGTTTCTTCGTACCCACGTCAACTAAGTGCTCCACTTCATTTTTCCATTCCTTGATTGTGAAAGGTCCTTTCTATTCAATTACATGCTTGAATTTTTTCAGTAGGTAACAGGGTGAAAACCTTGCCGCCGGCATTGTGCTCTCGAGGACGGCTCTTTGCATCGTAGCGGACCTTCTAGCTATTTTTAGTTTGACTCAGCTCTTAATGCGCTGTTTCGCAGGTCTCCTGAATGTGATTTCGCAAGCCCACAACATATTCATAAGCAGTTCTTGTTTCCATCTCAAGCGTGTCTTTTGTCCAGGGTTCTTTCAACACTGGCATAGGACCTCTGACTTAGCTACTATATAACAACTCGAACGGAGAGAATCCGAAGTTCGCTTGTAGAGCCTCCCGATATGCAAAAAGTAGGGCAATCAGATATCTGTCCCGGTGCTTTGGCTGCTCTTGACACATCCGACAGAGCATTTGTTTCAGCGTCCAATTGAATCTCTCAACGAAGCCATTGTACATAGGATGATATGGGGTTGTAGTAATCTGATGCATAGAGAGTAGGCGGCTGATCTCTGCCATTAAGTCAGCGGTAAATGTCCGGACCCGGTCACTTACTCCCGAAGCTAGACAACCCTTGAAAACATTTGTAGCAACCCTTCATCTATCACTTTGTTTTCTATTGTTAGCGAAGCCACATCATCAGCATACCGTGTAACAAAATCTACCACTGTGAGAATAATACAGCGAAGCTCTTAAGGGCTAGTTTCCCCTCTAGTGtttccgcgtgtagaaaaaaaaaatcctgaagatagtgcaatggcgggccgatcGGTGGCAGAGATGAAGCAGCCGTTAAGAACtctccatacatgggccgattccgaagacagtgcagtaccgggccgatcagcggcggaggtgaagcgagcgttgagcactccccatacgtgggtggATTTCGAAGGTATTGCAATGACGGGCCAATgtgcgccggaggtgaagcagccgttaagcactctccatacatgggccgattccgaagatagtgcaataccgggccgatccgcggcggaggtgaagcaggcgttaagcactccctacaCGTGGGCCGATTCTGAAGGTAGTGCATTaggggcccgcatacacagcttcgctggtcagccttcttcacagagtggacggGAACTGAGTTTTTATTTGTTCCTGCTCTCAGAATAAGGCATCAACGGCCCCATAATATCCATTTCAACCCTCCTAAGTAGCGTGATAATAACAGGTATGTTGTTCAGAGGTGCCCATGGGACAAGGTAGTTTAGAATGTTTCTCTGGCATATATCGCACGACCTGACTAATATCTCTGTCTTCACTGATGCCTGGTCATTAGAACTCGGCGGGTACTTTGTCTGTAGTCCTTTTAATTCTATGGCGACCCGCGAGGCGACCTTCATGTCCTAGCTTGAGCGCTGTCAATATATAGGTTCTCGGTACTACGAGCTGCTTCACTTGTTTTCCTGATGGAAATTGTGTTTTCTGTAAAGCGTATCTTTTCTGACAATAAATTCGAGTGATCTCGAGCATGGGATGCAAATCGTTTTCCCCATGTGTCAAAGCACTTTCGAAGCGTACAACCCTGCCTCTGGTGTTCGGTCTGGTTGGCTCATATTTGCTAAAGGGACAGCAAGGAGATCACTGATCCTACCTGGCTGTTTTGCATAGTGCACTTGATAGGACTGATCAGCCATACAGGTTTCTCTTGACTCGCGGGCTTCATCTTCAGACTAGAGATGTTATTCTGCATCCTCTTTTTTCCTGACAGACAGTTTTTCATGTCGACATTTGGGACATCTCTCAAATAATGGCTGCGCGCCAATCCAATCGTCTACTGGAGATACTCCGCTGGTAGCAAGGACGAGATTGTAATGAGTTATTCATACGTTTGGCTAAGACCTTTCCGTCGAAGAACTGTGTCTCAACCTCAGTTTTAAAGGCTCTGGAAAGTAATGCAAGGCTGTGTCCAGCTGGAAGGTAGGGCATCTCTTACCAGTAAAACTTTCACTTGATACAAGATCCTTGCAGACAATCACCGTGTTACAGCCGGTAGCTCGAAGAACACTAATGATTCCATTTGTCCCTCCTTTGCCGGTAAGTAACCGATAGATGGGCCATGTCTCTCGGGTGCTTTATTCACGACCTAATTTTTTTCACCGTTTCTAGCATGCCAAACGCTTTTTCTCCATCTTGAGGGTTTATCACGCATGAGGCGTGAGCGGCCCCGCTCCTGCTCAGCGGAGAGTTGCCAGCGCGGTTTCCTTTCCATAAGGAAAACGACCAGACCATTGTCGAAGCGGTTGATGTACTGCTCTACTATAATCTTCTCTCTTAAAACCTCCAATAACTTCTCCATTCTGGGTGTTTCAATCCCTCTGCCGAAATATCCCGACAGCTTTGCTGCAAATTGGCAGCGCGTTTCTCCATCTTCGGGCACAACGCCTCTGAACCCCTCATGATAGCCTTCGCCATTGAAATGAAACTCTTGCATAAAGCTCAACTTCAGCTTGTCGTAATCAAAGTACTCATCTGGGGATGTTTTATCTATAACAGTTACGAGATTCCCCGAAAGGCAAAGACTAAAAGCAGAAGCGCACTTTTCTTTAGACCACTCTGGGACGGTATTGAGGCGCTCGAATCTCTGAATGTAAGCGTCTAAGTCATCTCTTTCTTTTCATTGACGAGATATGCTTGTGAGGGCTGATTAGCTCTTTGGCTGGCACTGCCACCTCTTCCTCGGCCAGGACACTTGCATTCGAC
Coding sequences within:
- the LOC126540871 gene encoding uncharacterized protein encodes the protein MLIPLVCSRFEFCGKSQGILTASKAAALASKYIQKCGKSMLLNYSWTMPKMVKIAEKSCLGINLCYSHHEAKKRKSTLDFRRAVRDCLVKGTVTLYTVKPEIFSFEKEEFMQLIQHMNMCLRGDMLPLDASVANGAIRHFLKAVNLVPPSQ